The Malus domestica chromosome 13, GDT2T_hap1 genome includes a window with the following:
- the LOC103452900 gene encoding translationally-controlled tumor protein homolog, whose amino-acid sequence MLVYQDLLTGDELLSDSFPYREIHNGVLWEVDGKWVVQGAVDVDIGANPSAEGGGEDEGVDDQAVKVVDIVDTFRLQEQPPYDKKQFVTWVKRYIKLLTPKLEGESQEVFKKNIEAATKFLLGKLSDLQFFVGESMHDDGGLVFAYYKEGATDPTFIYFGHGLKEVKC is encoded by the exons ATGTTGGTTTACCAAGACCTCCTCACCG GCGATGAGCTTCTCTCGGACTCGTTTCCATACAGGGAAATCCACAATGGAGTGCTCTGGGAAGTTGATGGCAAG TGGGTTGTTCAAGGAGCTGTTGATGTAGACATTGGTGCAAATCCATCTGCTGAAGGTGGAGGTGAGGATGAGGGTGTTGATGATCAAGCCGTCAAGGTTGTTGACATTGTTGACACATTTAGACTTCAG GAGCAACCTCCATACGACAAGAAGCAGTTTGTCACATGGGTGAAGAGGTATATCAAACTGTTGACACCCAAGTTGGAGGGGGAGAGCCAAGAGGTGTTCAAGAAGAACATTGAGGCAGCAACCAAGTTTCTGCTTGGGAAGCTCAGCGACCTCCAATT CTTTGTTGGGGAGAGCATGCATGATGATGGCGGTTTGGTCTTTGCGTACTACAAGGAGGGCGCGACCGACCCAACATTTATCTACTTTGGTCATGGTTTGAAGGAGGTCAAGTGCTAA